The following are from one region of the Phormidium sp. PBR-2020 genome:
- a CDS encoding insulinase family protein, producing the protein MSPHRVVLNNGITVILVENPTADIMTARFFVKTGTRCEPPHLFGLSHLLASVMTKGTAKLSSMEIAEQVESVGASVGAETTNDYFLFSLKTVSADFEEILNLSAELLRSPALPEAEVELEKRLTLQAIRAQKEQPFAIAFSQLREAMYRDHPYALSTLGVESTVAGLTRLDLEKFHRTYFRPDNLVISLVGCWPVDQAIAALESAFGDWQAPPLPIPQVDLPRLTPQPTVRKTSQDSQQSIVMLGYLAPSVLLKNGDGVPPEYAALKLLNTYLGNGLSSRLFVELREKRGLAYDVSAFYPTRLDKSQFVVYMGTAPQNTAIALEGIRVEVERLTALYLHNDELQTAKNKLLGQYALGKQTNSQIAQILGWYETLGLGVEFDEMFPEAIAQVTAEDARRVASRYFTDPYISLVGPAAALNSALPSPVS; encoded by the coding sequence ATGTCTCCACACCGCGTCGTTCTCAATAACGGGATCACTGTCATCCTGGTGGAAAATCCCACCGCCGACATCATGACCGCTCGTTTTTTCGTCAAAACCGGGACTCGCTGTGAACCGCCCCATCTCTTTGGACTCTCCCATCTGCTAGCCTCCGTGATGACCAAGGGAACCGCCAAGCTTTCCTCAATGGAGATTGCCGAACAGGTTGAATCCGTCGGGGCCAGCGTTGGGGCCGAAACCACCAACGATTACTTTTTATTTAGTCTCAAGACGGTTTCAGCAGATTTTGAGGAAATTCTTAACCTAAGTGCCGAACTCTTGCGATCGCCCGCCCTCCCCGAAGCCGAAGTCGAACTCGAAAAACGCCTCACCCTGCAAGCCATTCGCGCCCAGAAAGAACAACCCTTCGCCATCGCCTTCTCCCAACTGCGCGAAGCCATGTATCGAGACCATCCCTACGCCCTGTCCACCCTAGGGGTAGAGAGTACCGTGGCTGGCTTAACCCGTTTAGACCTAGAGAAGTTCCATCGCACCTATTTTCGCCCCGACAACCTCGTGATTAGTCTTGTCGGCTGTTGGCCAGTCGATCAAGCCATTGCCGCCCTAGAGTCCGCCTTTGGCGATTGGCAAGCCCCACCTCTGCCCATCCCTCAAGTCGACCTGCCCCGCCTTACCCCTCAACCCACCGTCCGTAAAACCTCTCAAGACAGCCAACAGTCCATCGTCATGTTGGGCTATCTCGCCCCCTCCGTTCTCCTCAAAAACGGTGATGGCGTCCCCCCAGAATACGCCGCCCTTAAACTCCTCAACACCTATCTCGGCAATGGCCTCTCCAGTCGCCTCTTCGTTGAACTGCGGGAAAAACGGGGCTTGGCTTATGATGTTTCCGCTTTTTATCCTACAAGACTTGACAAATCTCAGTTTGTAGTGTACATGGGAACTGCTCCTCAAAATACGGCGATCGCCCTCGAAGGCATACGAGTCGAAGTCGAGCGTTTAACCGCCTTATACCTCCACAACGACGAACTACAAACCGCCAAAAACAAACTCTTAGGTCAATATGCCCTCGGCAAACAGACCAACTCTCAAATCGCCCAAATTCTAGGCTGGTACGAAACCCTAGGCCTAGGAGTCGAGTTTGACGAAATGTTCCCCGAAGCCATCGCCCAAGTCACCGCCGAAGACGCCCGACGAGTCGCCAGCCGCTACTTCACCGACCCCTACATCAGCCTAGTCGGCCCCGCCGCCGCCCTCAACAGCGCCCTCCCCTCCCCCGTCTCCTAA
- a CDS encoding sulfotransferase domain-containing protein, producing MPDFLIIGAQKGGTTSALHYLNQHPQIQVAPQKEVHYFDLNYSQGLSWYHQQFPKRDPKTLTGEASPYYIFHPDVPRRVAADFPEMKLIALLRNPVERAISHYYHAIKQGLETLSLEEAFAQEPTRLAGEAEKLEQNPNYHSYAYQHHSYLTRGQYLQQLQRWWAHFPKQQLLILHSNDLYQQPQTTLNRILDFLNLPKLTLTDFPSLNSGNYSHISESIQQQLQERFRPHNQHLFATLGQDWSW from the coding sequence ATGCCCGACTTCCTGATTATTGGCGCCCAAAAAGGCGGAACTACCTCTGCCCTGCATTACCTCAATCAACATCCCCAAATTCAAGTCGCCCCGCAAAAAGAAGTACATTACTTTGACCTGAACTACAGCCAAGGATTGTCCTGGTATCACCAGCAATTCCCCAAACGTGACCCAAAGACCCTAACCGGCGAAGCCAGTCCCTACTATATCTTTCATCCCGACGTGCCGCGTCGCGTTGCCGCCGACTTCCCCGAGATGAAACTCATTGCCCTACTGCGCAACCCCGTTGAGCGGGCCATCTCCCACTACTACCATGCCATCAAACAAGGACTCGAAACCCTGTCCTTAGAAGAAGCCTTCGCCCAAGAACCCACCCGTCTCGCCGGAGAAGCTGAGAAACTCGAACAGAACCCCAACTATCACAGCTACGCCTACCAACACCACAGCTATCTGACACGAGGCCAGTACCTCCAGCAACTGCAACGCTGGTGGGCCCACTTCCCCAAACAGCAACTGCTGATTCTTCATAGCAACGACCTCTATCAGCAGCCCCAAACCACCCTCAACCGCATCCTCGACTTTCTCAACTTACCCAAATTGACCCTAACCGACTTCCCCAGCCTCAACAGCGGGAACTATTCTCACATCAGCGAGTCTATCCAACAGCAGTTACAGGAAAGGTTTCGGCCCCATAACCAGCACCTGTTTGCCACCCTAGGACAAGACTGGAGTTGGTAA
- a CDS encoding glycosyltransferase family 4 protein — translation MRVLFLHPNFPAQFRHVATILGRDPNNQVVFGTKNERPEWKIPGVKKALFTPSRDPRPETHHYVRPLESAVLHGQAVYRTMLALKSQGFVPDLVYGHSGWGPTLFVKDVFPDSKLMCYFEWFYWAHGSDADFDPADPLSPDDEAKIRVKNAPILMDLYSCDWGLSPTKWQKSQFPHEFQRKMTAMHDGVDTEFFQPNPGAKLVLPNLDLSGAEEIVTYVSRGMEPYRGFPEFIESIAYLQEKRPNCHVVIVASERVCYGKSLPNGQTYKEQMLAKVPLDMSRVHFVGTLPYGQYLKVLQASDAHIYLTRPFVLSWSMIESMSAGCVVVGSDTAPVREVIRDGENGFLVDFFSPKQIADRVHDVLEHPTRMAHIRENARKTVLENYAHSVLLPRHIELMKEVAQGNLPEPQPIASIPERSLVTSG, via the coding sequence ATGCGTGTCCTATTCCTACATCCGAACTTTCCCGCCCAGTTCCGCCATGTCGCCACAATCCTGGGGCGAGATCCCAATAATCAGGTCGTCTTTGGCACCAAAAACGAACGCCCCGAATGGAAAATTCCCGGCGTTAAGAAAGCCCTCTTTACCCCCAGTCGCGACCCTCGGCCCGAAACCCATCACTATGTCCGGCCCCTCGAAAGTGCCGTTCTCCATGGACAAGCCGTGTATCGCACCATGTTGGCGCTCAAAAGTCAAGGCTTTGTCCCAGATTTAGTCTATGGTCACTCCGGCTGGGGACCGACACTCTTTGTTAAGGATGTCTTCCCCGATAGCAAATTGATGTGCTATTTCGAGTGGTTCTACTGGGCCCATGGGTCTGATGCCGATTTTGACCCCGCTGACCCCCTCAGCCCTGATGACGAAGCTAAGATTCGCGTCAAAAATGCCCCGATTTTGATGGATTTATACTCCTGTGATTGGGGACTTTCCCCCACCAAATGGCAGAAATCGCAATTTCCCCATGAGTTCCAGCGCAAAATGACCGCCATGCACGATGGGGTCGATACGGAGTTCTTCCAACCCAATCCTGGGGCGAAGTTGGTCTTACCTAACCTGGATTTATCCGGGGCTGAGGAAATTGTCACCTATGTCTCTCGGGGGATGGAACCCTATCGGGGCTTCCCGGAATTTATTGAATCCATCGCCTATCTGCAAGAAAAACGCCCCAACTGTCATGTGGTGATTGTGGCCTCAGAACGAGTCTGTTATGGCAAATCCCTGCCCAATGGACAAACCTATAAGGAACAGATGTTAGCTAAAGTTCCTCTGGATATGTCGCGGGTGCATTTTGTGGGAACCTTGCCCTATGGCCAATATCTGAAGGTGTTGCAGGCCTCCGATGCCCATATTTATCTGACTCGTCCCTTTGTCCTATCCTGGTCGATGATTGAGTCCATGTCCGCCGGTTGCGTGGTAGTGGGATCGGATACCGCCCCAGTGCGTGAGGTCATTCGCGATGGTGAAAATGGCTTCTTGGTGGACTTCTTCTCGCCTAAGCAAATCGCCGATCGCGTCCATGATGTGTTAGAACACCCCACGCGTATGGCCCATATTCGTGAGAATGCCCGCAAGACGGTGTTGGAAAATTACGCCCACTCGGTTCTCCTCCCTCGTCATATTGAGTTGATGAAAGAGGTGGCCCAAGGGAACTTACCGGAACCGCAACCCATCGCCTCGATTCCTGAACGCAGCTTAGTCACCAGTGGTTAG
- a CDS encoding tetratricopeptide repeat protein: MSVSVATAIASHRTGEVERAEQLYRQILAENPQEAAALHGLGMIAYQQQQYDRAIDQIEQAIALDPSHAAYYNTLGMAYRGQGNLDKSLASYRQGLLLDPNSDALQGNFTRAWLEYVEGDRPAALNHLVQLGRAYHRLGDFSQAKQLYERVLEYDADQADAIQGLGTLAYQQQDHPQAITLLQRAIALNPNAASYHHNLGAVYQAQGQLADATAAYRRAVELNANLEAPRKQLNQLLEHLRQKDVVIWTQEMLKLAQCFYEQENYRQAIFLYKKILEVDSQSAIAHYNLGRIAYDHHQSYQAMVDLEKAVKLAPQNAEYHHGFGLACLQHSVPQMALDEFRKALEIDPENQEYQQKFNETVEYFLKYYHECAQWHYNLEEYQEVAQIDFQAGNFIKEQTGRLQTAQRYYHHALDLHPNYAEVHLTLAEIYLEEKNFSQAIIAARKAIQGKPDSAEAYKVLGNAFLGQKNGNAAMNAYQRAIAIKPDFAEVYSNVASIYFFQNQNHEALQLYQKALSHNQELPGIHWNLGKVYERMGKVDETIQCWQRALELDPKFGGGISYQHLAGKYYGKGQKEDAVKLFHKAIELQPDLTESYWALCEFYNTKNQAAARAVSLKFCENVTGKDYIMALLAAMKSHLNSGVSEVAIAKFNEVEPLIYDAIQQYPLTYNEVVRLYLNLAFDMPHVRDDVAKNAKLSKTLAQLYLKYLEAKANSEKHAEIPIRPRPNPGHPLRIGFLSKHFRRHSVGWLSVDIIEALSQITPHIFLYVTGDMGRDELTERFEKAAEKFSRPQGAQAKLILQEIAQDNLDVLVDMDSVTVMPNTEVFYSSPAHVCLTWLGFDAPYITPKNYYLGDWQTHPAGVEEHYIEQVVRLPDSFAATAGLPIRQVDREVLRRSMRVAPNQVAFLCVATGNKFCPELVEAQIKILAQVPDSLLFYKGRVGDLLAIEEIYKQECRRQGVRSNRIRVLPRTQTEEEHRLIYQFADVLIDSYPYSGATHVVEALWFNMPVVALVSQQSFGRQAYSLMKAAGTDLGVAWTWQEYIDWAVRMGQDDGLRQQMRSQLEQGKQPDSLAPLWNPRKFASDMYGIFKELVAQRAAG; encoded by the coding sequence ATGAGTGTTAGTGTAGCGACGGCGATCGCGTCCCACCGGACGGGAGAGGTGGAACGTGCGGAACAGTTATATCGGCAAATCTTGGCGGAGAACCCCCAGGAGGCGGCGGCCTTGCATGGGTTGGGGATGATTGCTTATCAACAGCAACAGTACGATCGCGCCATCGACCAGATTGAACAGGCGATCGCCCTCGATCCCAGTCATGCTGCCTATTACAATACCCTGGGCATGGCCTATCGCGGTCAGGGCAATCTTGATAAAAGTCTGGCATCCTATCGTCAGGGACTGCTGTTAGATCCCAACAGTGACGCCCTCCAGGGGAATTTCACCCGGGCCTGGCTAGAGTATGTTGAGGGCGATCGCCCCGCTGCCCTCAATCACCTCGTTCAACTGGGGCGGGCCTATCACCGACTGGGGGACTTCTCCCAGGCCAAACAACTCTACGAACGCGTCTTAGAGTATGATGCCGACCAGGCCGATGCTATCCAGGGACTGGGAACCCTCGCCTATCAACAGCAGGACCACCCCCAAGCCATCACCCTCCTGCAACGGGCGATCGCCCTCAATCCCAACGCCGCCAGCTATCATCACAACCTCGGGGCCGTCTATCAGGCCCAAGGCCAACTGGCCGACGCCACTGCCGCCTATCGACGGGCCGTTGAACTCAACGCCAACCTAGAGGCCCCTCGTAAACAACTCAACCAGCTTCTCGAACATCTGCGGCAAAAAGATGTCGTCATCTGGACGCAGGAAATGCTCAAGTTGGCGCAATGTTTTTATGAGCAAGAAAACTATCGCCAAGCCATTTTTCTCTATAAAAAAATCTTAGAAGTTGACAGTCAATCTGCCATTGCTCACTACAACTTAGGACGCATTGCTTATGACCATCACCAAAGCTATCAAGCCATGGTGGATTTGGAGAAAGCCGTTAAACTAGCGCCCCAAAACGCAGAGTATCACCATGGCTTTGGCTTAGCCTGCCTTCAGCATAGTGTGCCACAAATGGCATTAGATGAGTTCAGAAAAGCCTTAGAAATTGACCCGGAAAATCAAGAGTATCAACAGAAATTCAATGAAACTGTTGAGTATTTCTTGAAGTATTACCATGAATGCGCTCAATGGCATTACAACTTAGAAGAATATCAAGAAGTTGCCCAGATTGACTTTCAAGCCGGGAACTTCATTAAAGAGCAAACAGGACGGTTACAAACAGCCCAACGCTATTATCATCACGCCCTAGACCTTCATCCCAACTATGCCGAGGTTCATCTCACCTTAGCCGAAATCTATTTAGAAGAGAAAAACTTTAGCCAAGCCATTATCGCCGCCCGCAAAGCCATTCAGGGCAAACCCGACTCCGCCGAAGCCTATAAAGTCCTCGGTAATGCCTTCTTAGGACAAAAGAACGGCAACGCCGCCATGAACGCCTATCAACGGGCGATCGCCATCAAACCGGACTTCGCCGAAGTCTACTCCAACGTTGCCAGTATTTACTTCTTCCAAAACCAAAACCACGAAGCCCTCCAACTTTATCAAAAAGCCCTCTCCCATAACCAAGAGTTACCAGGGATTCATTGGAATTTAGGGAAAGTCTATGAACGGATGGGCAAAGTTGACGAAACCATCCAATGTTGGCAACGGGCCTTAGAACTCGACCCCAAATTCGGCGGGGGCATCTCCTATCAGCATTTGGCGGGCAAATACTACGGCAAAGGACAAAAAGAAGATGCCGTCAAACTCTTCCATAAAGCCATTGAACTCCAGCCGGATTTAACCGAATCCTACTGGGCCCTCTGCGAATTCTATAACACCAAAAACCAAGCCGCCGCCCGGGCCGTTTCCCTGAAATTCTGTGAAAACGTGACCGGGAAAGACTACATTATGGCCCTATTGGCCGCCATGAAATCTCACCTGAACTCTGGAGTGAGTGAGGTGGCGATCGCCAAATTCAACGAAGTCGAACCCCTCATCTACGACGCCATTCAGCAATATCCCCTCACCTACAACGAGGTGGTGCGCCTCTATCTCAACCTGGCCTTTGATATGCCCCACGTCCGCGATGACGTGGCTAAAAACGCCAAACTCTCCAAAACCCTGGCCCAACTCTATCTCAAATATCTCGAAGCCAAAGCCAACAGCGAGAAACACGCCGAAATTCCCATTCGTCCTCGCCCCAATCCCGGCCATCCCCTGCGCATCGGCTTCCTCTCCAAACATTTCCGCCGTCACTCCGTCGGTTGGCTGAGTGTGGACATTATCGAGGCCCTCAGTCAAATCACCCCCCATATCTTCCTCTACGTCACCGGGGATATGGGCCGTGACGAACTCACCGAACGCTTCGAGAAAGCCGCCGAGAAATTTAGCCGTCCCCAAGGGGCCCAGGCGAAACTGATTTTGCAAGAAATTGCCCAGGATAACCTCGATGTCTTAGTCGATATGGACTCAGTCACGGTGATGCCCAACACCGAAGTCTTCTATAGCAGTCCCGCCCATGTCTGTCTCACCTGGCTAGGCTTTGATGCCCCCTATATTACTCCCAAAAATTACTACCTGGGAGATTGGCAAACTCACCCAGCCGGTGTCGAGGAACATTACATCGAACAAGTGGTGCGCCTCCCCGACTCCTTCGCCGCCACCGCTGGACTTCCCATCCGTCAAGTGGATCGGGAGGTATTGCGCCGTTCCATGCGGGTGGCCCCCAATCAGGTGGCCTTCCTCTGTGTGGCAACGGGTAATAAGTTCTGTCCTGAGTTAGTCGAAGCCCAAATTAAGATTCTGGCCCAGGTTCCCGATAGCCTTCTCTTCTATAAAGGCCGGGTGGGGGATTTGTTGGCCATTGAGGAAATCTATAAACAAGAATGTCGCCGTCAGGGGGTTCGCAGCAATCGCATCCGCGTTCTCCCGCGTACCCAAACCGAAGAAGAACATCGCCTGATTTATCAGTTTGCCGATGTCTTGATTGATTCCTATCCCTATAGTGGGGCAACCCACGTCGTCGAGGCCCTCTGGTTTAATATGCCGGTGGTGGCCTTGGTGTCGCAACAGTCCTTTGGCCGTCAGGCTTACTCCCTGATGAAAGCCGCTGGGACGGATTTAGGGGTGGCTTGGACTTGGCAGGAGTATATTGATTGGGCAGTGCGTATGGGCCAAGATGATGGCCTACGACAACAGATGCGATCGCAACTCGAACAGGGTAAACAGCCTGACAGTCTGGCCCCCCTCTGGAACCCCCGCAAGTTCGCCAGCGATATGTATGGCATCTTCAAGGAACTTGTTGCCCAACGGGCCGCTGGATAG
- a CDS encoding tetratricopeptide repeat protein — MGTHTLLALAALLAPEGSLEPSVLPMLPSLDNPSLETSADSNQVLEMAMASPEMSHPESQHQPKFMTADGSGADGSGADGSGGDVSGVDNPPPAGLFAQYVTLYQALLMTLALSPLATLATFGVIRHRVLERLVADVRSKLGKLGDLENQLDHSSRKADRLLEELEQAVLQAHQQARSQVDGLTQEMEVQMDQLHQVERIRNECLHQLQVAVLEAYEAKDEKLAEIQKISPRAILQSMKPELRQKIDRVSQRLAAIQAIQEANRTLPIAAGGNAVANAVAEPEPPSTPAETSNTPTSAKSTSPTAAVELTPLSLPETASPQERLVYYEALLTRQPHHRQAWLDYAEILLQSQRWTDAIAAYNEAIALDNQDADTWLRQGTLLYRTGRYANAVESFDNAIEHQNPEEPGGRDRLVEAWFGRGNSFGRLQRLDEALESYDRTLELNPDKYEAWYNRGNTFSKLQRLDEALENYERALEIQPKSPEIWHNRGAILNRMQHFQEAIASYRQAVKLQPNKFEAWYNLGNVLSNVKRYKDAVSAYEKAGNINPNRYEVWYNHAAILVKLEEYPQAIASYEKVTQLKPSHFESWYNLGILLEKLERYDQALDCFDAAIELQSQSYEAWYASGTTLQKLQRHEEALNAYERAIKLKPEQSEAWYNRGQLLSLLNKHQEAVASLGKAFQIQNSMLQASAM, encoded by the coding sequence ATGGGGACTCACACTTTACTTGCACTTGCTGCCTTATTGGCGCCAGAGGGCAGTCTCGAACCGTCTGTGTTACCGATGCTGCCCTCGTTGGACAATCCATCCTTAGAAACCTCGGCTGACTCGAATCAAGTCCTGGAGATGGCCATGGCTTCGCCTGAGATGAGTCACCCAGAATCTCAGCATCAGCCGAAATTTATGACTGCCGATGGTTCTGGGGCCGATGGTTCTGGGGCCGATGGTTCTGGGGGTGATGTCTCTGGGGTAGATAATCCCCCCCCGGCCGGTCTTTTCGCTCAATATGTCACCTTATATCAGGCCCTGTTGATGACTCTGGCCCTGTCTCCCTTGGCGACTTTGGCCACCTTTGGGGTGATTCGCCATCGTGTTTTGGAACGGTTGGTGGCCGATGTGCGCAGTAAGTTGGGCAAGTTGGGGGATTTGGAAAACCAGTTAGATCACTCCAGTCGTAAAGCGGATCGGTTATTGGAGGAACTCGAACAGGCTGTTCTTCAGGCCCACCAGCAGGCGCGATCGCAGGTGGATGGCTTAACTCAGGAGATGGAAGTGCAGATGGATCAACTCCATCAAGTGGAACGCATCCGCAATGAGTGTTTGCATCAGTTGCAGGTGGCGGTGTTGGAGGCCTACGAGGCCAAAGATGAGAAGTTAGCAGAAATTCAGAAAATTAGCCCCCGCGCCATTTTGCAGTCCATGAAGCCGGAGTTACGGCAAAAAATTGACCGAGTGTCACAACGGTTGGCCGCGATTCAGGCAATTCAGGAAGCGAATCGAACCTTACCGATCGCGGCTGGAGGGAACGCCGTTGCAAACGCTGTTGCAGAACCCGAACCCCCCTCAACCCCAGCAGAAACTTCCAACACTCCGACATCGGCAAAATCAACCTCTCCCACGGCGGCTGTGGAACTGACTCCCCTATCCCTGCCTGAGACGGCATCGCCTCAAGAGCGGTTAGTCTATTATGAGGCCCTGCTAACTCGTCAACCCCATCATCGTCAGGCTTGGTTGGATTATGCCGAGATATTACTGCAAAGCCAACGCTGGACTGATGCGATCGCCGCCTATAACGAAGCCATCGCCCTCGACAATCAGGATGCAGATACCTGGCTACGTCAGGGAACTCTACTCTATCGCACGGGCCGCTATGCCAATGCGGTGGAGAGTTTTGACAATGCCATTGAACATCAGAATCCCGAGGAACCGGGGGGCCGCGATCGCCTGGTGGAAGCCTGGTTTGGCCGGGGAAACAGTTTCGGCCGTTTACAACGCTTGGATGAGGCCCTCGAAAGTTACGATCGCACCTTGGAGTTGAACCCCGATAAATATGAAGCTTGGTATAACCGGGGTAATACCTTCAGTAAGCTACAACGCCTCGATGAAGCCCTCGAAAACTATGAACGGGCCCTGGAGATTCAGCCCAAGAGTCCCGAGATTTGGCATAATCGCGGTGCAATTCTCAATCGAATGCAGCATTTTCAAGAGGCGATCGCTTCCTATCGCCAAGCCGTTAAGTTACAACCCAACAAATTTGAAGCGTGGTACAACTTGGGCAACGTCCTCAGCAATGTCAAACGCTATAAAGATGCCGTCAGTGCCTACGAGAAAGCGGGAAACATCAATCCTAATCGCTATGAAGTGTGGTACAACCACGCGGCAATTTTAGTCAAACTTGAAGAGTACCCTCAGGCGATCGCCTCTTACGAGAAAGTCACTCAACTCAAACCCAGTCATTTTGAATCCTGGTATAACCTAGGTATTTTACTGGAAAAACTCGAACGCTACGACCAAGCCTTAGACTGTTTTGATGCCGCTATTGAACTACAATCTCAATCCTATGAAGCCTGGTATGCCAGCGGAACAACGTTACAAAAACTTCAGCGCCATGAAGAAGCCCTGAATGCCTATGAACGGGCGATTAAGCTCAAACCCGAACAGTCGGAAGCTTGGTACAATCGGGGACAGTTATTATCTCTGTTGAACAAGCATCAAGAAGCCGTCGCCAGTTTGGGCAAAGCCTTCCAAATTCAGAATAGTATGCTGCAAGCCAGTGCTATGTAG